Proteins encoded together in one Deinococcus irradiatisoli window:
- a CDS encoding ABC transporter ATP-binding protein, with protein sequence MPLLELTDLSVNYGAIQAVRNLSLTVEPGEIVTLIGANGAGKTTTLRAISRMLRARSGRITFDGHDLSRASPDAAVKYGIAQSPEGRQVLARQSIADNLELGAYIRNDTAGIQADVRRMYEHFPRLGERRNQLAGTLSGGEQQMLAIARALMSRPKLLLLDEPSLGLAPIIVLEIFSIIKELNAQGVTILLVEQNARLAMQSSHRTYVMEAGQVTFSGRSAELVDDQRVLHAYLGG encoded by the coding sequence ATGCCACTACTCGAACTCACCGACCTCAGCGTCAACTACGGCGCGATTCAGGCGGTTCGCAACTTATCCCTGACCGTCGAGCCGGGCGAAATCGTGACCTTGATCGGCGCCAACGGGGCCGGCAAGACCACCACACTGCGGGCCATCTCACGGATGCTGCGGGCCAGGAGCGGCCGCATCACCTTCGACGGCCACGATCTGAGCCGCGCCTCGCCGGACGCGGCCGTCAAGTACGGCATCGCCCAGAGCCCCGAGGGCCGGCAGGTACTGGCGCGCCAGAGCATCGCCGACAACCTGGAACTCGGCGCCTACATCCGCAACGACACCGCCGGCATCCAGGCCGACGTGCGGCGGATGTACGAGCATTTTCCGCGCCTGGGCGAGCGCAGAAACCAGCTGGCCGGCACGTTGTCCGGCGGCGAGCAGCAGATGCTGGCGATCGCCCGCGCCCTGATGAGCCGCCCCAAGCTGCTGCTGCTCGACGAACCCTCGCTGGGGCTGGCCCCGATCATCGTGCTGGAAATCTTCTCGATCATCAAGGAACTCAACGCCCAGGGCGTCACGATTCTGCTGGTCGAGCAAAACGCCCGCCTGGCGATGCAGTCGAGCCACCGCACCTACGTGATGGAAGCCGGACAGGTGACCTTCAGCGGCCGCTCGGCCGAGCTGGTGGACGACCAGCGGGTGCTGCACGCCTACCTGGGCGGGTGA
- a CDS encoding ATP-binding protein: MTPPSAPPPASPLPGLPPAEAAQIDLGADVTPDDLARYAVALANTRGGVIRVGAGQGSAELHPLQVTHAIFALSGGRLSVNVVRAQGEAALSIFVPQAPYLLSAPDGSVSGWDGHAFVPVSPADAPVSAQQDYTASVPVTASLADLDPLEVARLRSISHRGALSQLADLDFLRELGLISEVQTAAGTELRPNIAGLLLAGTERALRAHIPQAEVCYYHHATSDVEFQFREDLLRPITAALTRLSELIQARNSFTPVQVGLFRIEVWDHDEAVYREALLNALTHRDYQLRDVVHVHHYPDRLEIMNPGGLPGNITAENILRHQPKRRNPLLAEALARLGLVERAGVGVDKMYAMMLRCGKEPPEYLTYPDAVSLSLHNPGFDARFVRFVARKQEEMQTLSLDMLIVLSLLGREGEASRAQLARALQLPEDRTPRLLGMMEERGLIVSERVGRERINRLSAQSLAALRGRDAAPTAPSPGARRPRPQDQAAQVALQLAARPEGVRNSDLRAACDLSTQAAWRVLRRLTLSGQLRKLGQGPRSVRYQLPEG; this comes from the coding sequence ATGACCCCGCCTTCCGCGCCGCCCCCGGCTTCTCCCCTGCCCGGCCTCCCACCAGCCGAAGCGGCCCAGATCGACCTCGGCGCCGACGTGACGCCCGACGATCTGGCGCGCTACGCCGTGGCGCTGGCCAACACGCGCGGCGGCGTGATCCGGGTGGGCGCGGGGCAGGGCAGCGCCGAACTGCATCCGTTGCAGGTCACTCACGCCATCTTCGCGCTCAGCGGCGGGCGGCTGAGCGTCAACGTGGTGCGGGCACAGGGCGAAGCGGCCCTGAGCATCTTCGTGCCGCAGGCGCCCTACCTGCTCTCGGCCCCCGACGGCTCGGTCAGCGGCTGGGACGGCCACGCCTTCGTGCCGGTCTCGCCGGCCGACGCGCCGGTCAGCGCCCAGCAGGACTACACCGCCAGCGTGCCGGTCACGGCCAGCCTGGCCGACCTCGATCCGCTGGAGGTGGCGCGCCTGCGCTCGATCTCGCACCGGGGCGCCCTCTCGCAACTGGCTGATCTCGACTTCCTGCGCGAGCTCGGGCTGATCAGCGAGGTGCAGACGGCGGCCGGCACCGAGCTGCGTCCCAACATCGCCGGCCTTCTGCTGGCCGGCACCGAGCGGGCGCTGAGGGCGCACATTCCGCAGGCCGAGGTCTGCTACTACCACCACGCCACCAGCGACGTGGAGTTTCAGTTTCGCGAGGATCTGCTGCGCCCGATCACGGCGGCGCTGACCCGCCTGTCGGAACTCATCCAGGCGCGCAACAGCTTCACCCCGGTGCAGGTGGGCCTCTTTCGCATCGAGGTGTGGGACCACGACGAGGCGGTCTACCGCGAGGCGCTGCTCAATGCCCTGACCCACCGCGATTACCAGCTGCGCGACGTGGTGCACGTTCACCATTACCCCGACCGGCTGGAGATCATGAACCCCGGCGGGCTGCCCGGCAACATCACGGCCGAGAACATCCTGCGCCACCAGCCCAAGCGCCGCAATCCGCTGCTGGCCGAGGCGCTGGCCCGCCTGGGCCTGGTCGAGCGCGCCGGGGTGGGCGTGGACAAGATGTACGCCATGATGCTGCGCTGCGGCAAGGAACCGCCGGAGTACCTGACCTACCCCGACGCGGTGAGCCTGAGCCTGCACAACCCCGGCTTCGACGCCCGCTTCGTGCGCTTCGTGGCCCGCAAGCAGGAAGAAATGCAGACCCTGTCGCTGGACATGCTGATCGTGCTGTCTCTGCTGGGCCGCGAGGGAGAAGCCTCACGCGCCCAGCTGGCCCGCGCCCTGCAACTGCCCGAAGACCGCACGCCCCGGCTGCTGGGCATGATGGAAGAGCGCGGCCTGATCGTCTCGGAGCGGGTCGGCCGCGAGCGCATCAACCGCCTCTCGGCGCAGTCGCTGGCGGCCCTGCGCGGCCGGGACGCCGCGCCGACCGCTCCATCGCCGGGGGCCCGGCGCCCACGGCCCCAGGACCAGGCCGCCCAGGTGGCGCTGCAACTGGCGGCCCGGCCCGAGGGCGTGCGCAACAGCGACCTCCGGGCCGCCTGCGACCTGAGTACCCAGGCGGCCTGGCGGGTGCTGCGCCGCCTGACCCTCAGCGGACAACTTCGCAAACTGGGCCAGGGACCGCGCAGCGTGCGTTACCAGTTGCCAGAAGGCTGA
- a CDS encoding ABC transporter substrate-binding protein has product MKLLTLTLTLLGTAAAQTSVDFWHTFGDAKRGGWIQARADEFNQTHPGIKVVPTFKGSDNELITSLVLSAKQGNPPALAQIFEGGSQLALDSGIFQPASAIKKVDFSDYLAPVINYYTIGGKVNSIPFNTSGPVLYYNKDLMKKAGLDPKQPPTTFNGLLADCKKIEAAKIGANCFGMSLNGWFIENWMAEQGQTFLNNGNGRSGRATSTNLDSEAARKIFTFFKTLQDNKYFSYTGKLEDFDGSDAIFTNQKVVFHITSTSKIGNNSDAAKKAGFQMGVGVLPIPNGTKRNGVVIGGASLWIAKDISKAQAEAALDFALFLTNTKNMADWHKLTGYYPARESSISLLRSQGWFNQAPLQLVAFTQLTQTVPSPATAGALNGAGIQTRKITEEALQKVLGGVPVDTALKEAKLRADAALSDYNANFK; this is encoded by the coding sequence ATGAAACTTCTGACCCTGACCCTGACCCTGCTCGGCACCGCCGCCGCCCAGACCAGCGTGGACTTCTGGCACACCTTCGGAGACGCCAAACGCGGCGGCTGGATCCAGGCCCGCGCCGACGAGTTCAACCAGACCCATCCCGGCATCAAGGTAGTACCCACCTTCAAGGGCAGCGACAACGAACTCATTACCTCGCTGGTGCTGAGCGCCAAGCAGGGCAACCCCCCGGCGCTGGCCCAGATTTTCGAGGGCGGCAGCCAGCTGGCGCTGGACTCGGGCATTTTTCAACCGGCCAGCGCCATCAAGAAAGTGGATTTCTCGGATTATCTGGCGCCGGTGATCAACTACTACACCATCGGCGGCAAGGTCAACAGCATTCCCTTCAACACCAGCGGCCCGGTGCTGTACTACAACAAGGACCTGATGAAAAAGGCCGGGCTCGACCCCAAGCAGCCGCCCACCACCTTCAATGGCCTGCTGGCCGACTGCAAGAAGATCGAGGCGGCCAAGATCGGTGCCAACTGCTTCGGCATGAGCCTCAACGGCTGGTTTATCGAGAACTGGATGGCCGAGCAGGGCCAGACCTTTCTCAACAACGGCAACGGCCGCAGCGGCCGGGCCACCAGCACCAACCTCGACAGCGAGGCCGCCCGCAAGATCTTTACCTTCTTCAAGACGCTGCAGGACAACAAGTACTTCAGCTACACCGGCAAGCTCGAAGACTTCGACGGCTCGGACGCGATTTTCACCAACCAGAAGGTCGTGTTTCACATCACCTCGACCTCCAAGATCGGCAACAACTCCGACGCGGCCAAGAAGGCCGGCTTCCAGATGGGCGTGGGCGTGCTGCCGATTCCCAACGGCACCAAGCGCAACGGCGTGGTGATCGGCGGCGCCTCGCTGTGGATCGCCAAGGACATCAGCAAGGCCCAGGCGGAAGCGGCGCTGGACTTCGCCCTGTTTCTGACCAACACCAAGAACATGGCCGACTGGCACAAGCTGACCGGCTACTATCCGGCTCGCGAAAGCAGCATCTCCCTGCTGCGCTCGCAGGGCTGGTTCAATCAGGCGCCGCTGCAACTCGTCGCCTTCACCCAGCTCACTCAGACGGTGCCCAGCCCGGCCACCGCCGGAGCGCTCAACGGCGCGGGAATCCAGACCCGCAAGATCACCGAAGAAGCGCTGCAAAAAGTCCTGGGCGGCGTGCCGGTGGACACCGCCCTCAAGGAAGCCAAACTCCGCGCCGACGCCGCGCTGAGCGATTACAACGCCAACTTCAAGTAA
- a CDS encoding ABC transporter substrate-binding protein: MKKSAMLIALTAAAALGQQASAVTVTIACGSVGQELQLCKDGAARWAKKTGNTVKVFESPNLTNDRLGLYQQQLAAKSSDIDVYQLDVVWPGLLAQHFVDLKGKVPAAEVNANFKAIIAADTVNGKLVAMPWFTDAGVLYYRTDLLKKYGYSAPPKTWAELAAMAKKIQDGEQKTNKAFAGYVFQGKNYEGLTCDALEWIASFGGGSIVDDSGKITINNPKAAAALNSAASWVGTISPKGVTTYDEEPARGIFQSGNAAFMRNWPYAWALGQGEDSKVKGNIGVSALPAGPGGQPAATLGGWQLGVSMYSKNQDAAIDLVRYLTGPAEQKIRAIEGSYNPTIASLYQDKDILKANPFFGSLLNVFTNAVARPSGPTKDKYNQVSQAFSTAVSDVLNKKMSGGAAVAQLSANLARIKGRGW; encoded by the coding sequence ATGAAAAAATCCGCCATGCTTATCGCCTTGACTGCTGCCGCCGCCCTGGGGCAGCAGGCCAGCGCCGTGACCGTCACCATTGCCTGCGGCTCGGTGGGCCAGGAGCTCCAGCTGTGCAAGGACGGCGCCGCGCGCTGGGCCAAGAAGACCGGCAACACCGTCAAGGTGTTTGAAAGCCCCAACCTGACCAACGACCGCCTGGGCCTGTACCAGCAGCAACTCGCCGCCAAGAGCAGCGACATCGACGTCTACCAGCTCGACGTGGTGTGGCCCGGCCTGCTGGCGCAGCACTTCGTGGACCTCAAGGGCAAAGTCCCGGCCGCCGAAGTCAACGCCAACTTCAAGGCCATCATCGCCGCCGACACCGTCAACGGCAAACTGGTCGCCATGCCCTGGTTTACCGACGCCGGCGTGCTCTACTACCGCACCGACCTGCTGAAGAAGTACGGCTACAGCGCGCCTCCCAAGACCTGGGCCGAGCTGGCCGCCATGGCCAAGAAAATCCAGGACGGCGAGCAGAAGACCAACAAGGCCTTCGCCGGCTACGTCTTCCAGGGCAAGAACTACGAGGGCCTGACCTGCGACGCCCTGGAATGGATCGCCAGCTTCGGCGGCGGCTCCATCGTGGACGACTCGGGCAAGATCACCATCAACAACCCCAAGGCGGCCGCCGCGCTCAACAGCGCCGCCAGCTGGGTCGGCACCATCAGCCCCAAAGGCGTGACCACCTACGACGAGGAGCCGGCACGCGGCATCTTCCAGTCGGGCAACGCCGCCTTCATGCGCAACTGGCCCTACGCCTGGGCCTTGGGCCAGGGCGAGGACAGCAAGGTCAAAGGCAATATCGGCGTCTCGGCCCTGCCGGCCGGCCCCGGTGGGCAGCCCGCCGCCACCCTGGGCGGCTGGCAGCTCGGCGTGAGCATGTACTCCAAGAACCAGGACGCCGCCATCGACCTGGTGCGTTACCTGACCGGCCCGGCCGAGCAGAAGATCCGCGCCATCGAGGGCTCCTACAACCCCACCATCGCCTCGCTGTACCAGGACAAGGACATCCTGAAGGCCAACCCCTTCTTCGGCAGCCTGCTGAATGTCTTTACCAACGCCGTGGCGCGTCCCTCGGGCCCGACCAAGGACAAGTACAACCAGGTCTCGCAGGCCTTCAGCACCGCCGTCAGCGACGTGCTGAACAAGAAGATGAGCGGCGGCGCCGCCGTGGCGCAGCTGAGCGCCAACCTCGCCCGCATCAAGGGCCGCGGCTGGTAA
- the truD gene encoding tRNA pseudouridine(13) synthase TruD translates to MKLTFSWSALSALTTTPGSGGALRARPEDFVVEERPTYLPSGQGEHLYLHLEKTGHTTAHVARELSRQLGVKAKDLGIAGLKDRHAVTRQWISLPAKFESRLGDFQLEGVQVLETARHTNKLGLGHLRGNRFTVRVRGAAGTAEQAQQTLTLLQQLGVPNYFGPQRFGLGGLNAEEGLRVLRGESQLRDPQVRRFLSSSVQSALFNRWVSLRLERGSFDALLSGDMAKKHDTGGVFLVEDAAAESPRAARGEVSATGTLFGRKTKPLTLQAGDLEAEVLGEFGLTPAVFASRKGDRRLIRVFLEEAQLHPHDDGYTVTFALPKGSFATSVLRELMKSDVDAAGGDVPDEDSPDAGEDE, encoded by the coding sequence GTGAAGCTCACGTTTTCCTGGTCGGCTCTCAGCGCCCTGACCACGACGCCCGGCAGCGGCGGCGCGCTGAGGGCGCGGCCTGAAGATTTCGTGGTCGAGGAGCGCCCCACCTACCTGCCCTCGGGTCAGGGCGAGCACCTGTACCTGCACCTCGAAAAAACCGGCCACACCACCGCCCACGTCGCCCGCGAACTCAGCCGCCAGCTCGGCGTGAAAGCGAAAGATCTGGGTATCGCCGGCCTCAAGGACCGCCACGCCGTGACCCGCCAGTGGATCAGCTTGCCGGCCAAGTTCGAGTCGCGCCTGGGCGATTTTCAGCTCGAAGGCGTGCAGGTCCTCGAAACGGCGCGCCACACCAACAAGCTGGGGTTGGGGCACCTGCGCGGCAACCGCTTCACGGTGCGGGTGCGCGGCGCGGCGGGCACGGCGGAGCAGGCCCAGCAGACCTTGACCTTGCTGCAACAGCTGGGCGTGCCGAACTACTTCGGACCGCAGCGCTTCGGGCTGGGCGGCCTCAACGCCGAGGAGGGGCTGCGGGTGCTGCGCGGCGAGTCCCAGCTGCGCGACCCCCAGGTGCGGCGCTTTCTGAGCAGCAGTGTGCAGAGCGCCCTGTTCAACCGCTGGGTCAGCCTGCGTCTGGAGCGCGGCTCCTTCGACGCCCTGCTCAGCGGCGATATGGCCAAGAAGCACGACACCGGCGGCGTGTTCCTGGTCGAGGACGCCGCCGCCGAGTCTCCACGCGCCGCCCGCGGCGAAGTCAGCGCCACCGGCACCCTGTTCGGCCGCAAGACCAAGCCGCTCACCCTGCAAGCCGGCGACCTCGAAGCGGAAGTGCTGGGCGAGTTCGGCCTGACCCCGGCGGTGTTCGCTTCGCGCAAGGGCGACCGGCGCCTGATCCGGGTGTTTCTGGAAGAAGCGCAGCTGCACCCCCACGACGACGGCTACACCGTGACGTTCGCCCTGCCCAAGGGCAGCTTCGCCACCTCAGTGCTGCGTGAGCTGATGAAAAGCGACGTGGACGCGGCCGGGGGCGATGTGCCGGACGAAGACAGCCCGGACGCCGGAGAGGACGAATGA
- the secD gene encoding protein translocase subunit SecD, whose product MTFQTPKRPQRRKKAAPQRRNTVTTTLAILGVLLLSLAFIWRPWQHRDHPGELWGNNFKFITLGLDLEGGLRMTLSPESGTATRDQLDQVKTIIENRINTLGVTEPTVTVSGGKRVVVEIPGATPAVQDSARQIVKQQAKLEFRIVKPGATQKPEVLKTNPTSLGYNLDDLGPVEATGSIVSGATAGIDQQRPSVWQVNVTVNPKDAKSFGDFTSKNIQKSMAVVLDGQIKSVATIQSALYNNFQITGNFTSEEATNLALVLKSGSLPIKIKVDEERAIGPTLGADAIRSGAIAALVGIAAVFVMLFFYYGFWFGLVGALGLLFSSVTILGLLGGFGATLTLPGIAGLVLTIGAAVDGNVISFERIKEEMAKGKGLKNSINVGYEHSTLTILDVNASHLLSALALYNYASGPVKGFAVTLIIGVVASAFSNLVFAKWALYALSARRDFKAPFRIGVPKVDFIKASPFITTASVLLAIAGATFVGVRGLNFGVDFTSGTSITAKAAPTTTTEQVRSAVTSAGVANVTGQSTSIQRDVNATSSGVTYTIKVPELNSDQVKLVSAKINALPGGQVEQTETVGPAVGAELTQQTIYAVLVGLGLILVYVWFRFDFVMGFGSIIAVLHDVAIVMGLYAVARLEFNIASVAALLTLIGYSLNDSIIVSDRIRENLRLLRGKSYRDIVNISINQTLSRTVMTSISTMLPLVSLLIFGGPVLRDFSIALIVGILIGTYSSIYIVAPMVVLLEERMGKKAPAASPTPTTK is encoded by the coding sequence ATGACTTTTCAAACCCCCAAGCGGCCCCAGCGCCGCAAAAAAGCGGCGCCTCAGCGGCGTAACACCGTCACCACCACCCTGGCGATCCTGGGGGTGCTGCTGCTGAGCCTGGCCTTTATCTGGCGGCCCTGGCAGCACCGCGACCACCCCGGTGAGCTGTGGGGCAACAACTTCAAGTTCATCACCCTGGGCCTGGACCTCGAAGGCGGGCTGCGGATGACCCTCTCGCCGGAATCCGGCACCGCCACCCGCGACCAGCTTGATCAGGTCAAGACCATCATCGAAAACCGCATCAACACGCTGGGCGTCACCGAGCCCACCGTGACGGTCTCGGGCGGCAAACGGGTGGTCGTGGAAATTCCCGGTGCCACCCCCGCCGTGCAGGACAGCGCCCGGCAGATCGTCAAGCAGCAGGCCAAGCTGGAATTCCGCATTGTCAAGCCCGGCGCCACCCAGAAGCCGGAGGTGCTCAAGACCAACCCCACCTCGCTGGGCTACAACCTCGACGACCTCGGCCCGGTGGAAGCCACCGGCAGCATCGTCTCGGGCGCCACCGCCGGCATCGACCAGCAGCGCCCCAGCGTCTGGCAGGTCAACGTGACGGTCAACCCCAAAGACGCCAAATCGTTCGGCGACTTCACCAGCAAGAACATCCAGAAGTCGATGGCGGTGGTGCTCGACGGCCAGATCAAGTCGGTGGCGACCATCCAGTCGGCGCTCTACAACAACTTCCAGATCACCGGCAACTTCACCTCGGAGGAAGCCACCAACCTGGCGTTGGTGCTCAAGTCCGGTTCGCTGCCGATCAAGATCAAGGTCGATGAAGAGCGCGCCATCGGCCCGACGCTGGGCGCCGACGCTATCCGCAGCGGCGCGATCGCCGCGCTGGTGGGCATCGCAGCCGTGTTCGTGATGCTGTTTTTCTACTACGGCTTCTGGTTCGGTCTGGTCGGCGCGCTGGGATTGCTGTTCAGCTCGGTGACGATCCTGGGCCTGCTGGGCGGCTTCGGGGCCACCCTGACCCTGCCGGGCATTGCCGGCCTGGTGCTGACCATCGGCGCGGCCGTGGACGGCAACGTGATCTCCTTCGAGCGCATCAAGGAGGAGATGGCCAAGGGCAAGGGCCTCAAGAACTCGATCAACGTGGGCTATGAGCACTCGACCCTCACAATTCTGGACGTCAACGCCTCGCACCTGCTCTCGGCCCTGGCGCTCTACAACTACGCTTCCGGCCCGGTCAAGGGCTTCGCGGTGACGCTGATCATCGGCGTGGTCGCCTCGGCCTTCTCGAACCTGGTGTTCGCCAAGTGGGCCCTGTACGCCCTCTCGGCGCGGCGCGACTTCAAGGCGCCCTTCCGCATCGGCGTGCCGAAGGTGGACTTCATCAAGGCCTCGCCCTTCATCACCACCGCCAGCGTGCTGCTGGCGATCGCCGGGGCCACCTTCGTGGGCGTGAGGGGGCTGAACTTCGGGGTGGACTTCACCTCCGGCACCAGCATCACCGCCAAGGCCGCGCCCACCACCACCACCGAACAGGTGCGCTCGGCGGTGACCAGCGCGGGCGTCGCCAACGTGACCGGTCAGAGCACCAGCATTCAACGTGACGTGAACGCCACCAGCAGCGGCGTGACCTACACCATCAAGGTGCCGGAACTCAACAGTGATCAGGTCAAACTGGTCAGCGCCAAGATCAACGCGCTGCCCGGCGGCCAGGTCGAGCAGACCGAGACGGTGGGGCCGGCGGTGGGCGCCGAACTCACCCAGCAGACCATCTACGCCGTGCTGGTGGGCCTGGGCCTCATTCTGGTGTACGTCTGGTTCCGCTTCGACTTCGTGATGGGCTTCGGCTCGATCATCGCCGTGCTGCACGACGTGGCGATCGTGATGGGCCTGTACGCCGTGGCGCGGCTGGAATTCAACATCGCCTCGGTGGCGGCCCTGCTGACCCTGATCGGCTACTCGCTCAACGACTCGATCATCGTTTCTGACCGTATCCGCGAAAACCTGCGCCTGCTGCGCGGCAAGAGTTACCGTGACATCGTCAACATCTCGATCAACCAGACGCTCTCGCGCACGGTGATGACCTCGATCAGCACCATGCTGCCGCTGGTGAGCCTGCTGATTTTCGGCGGCCCGGTGCTGCGCGACTTCTCGATCGCCCTGATCGTGGGCATCCTGATCGGCACCTATTCGAGCATCTACATCGTGGCGCCGATGGTGGTGCTGCTCGAGGAGCGCATGGGCAAGAAGGCGCCGGCCGCTTCCCCCACCCCCACCACCAAGTAA
- a CDS encoding carbohydrate ABC transporter permease, with product MYLKRTNPTLYYLQRLGFYLLVVVIALYLLVPFLWAVLTSFRRAGDLFLQPLQFMAAPSTWGNYADVFANPNFRLGLLYSLITAVGAVFIALLFGSFAAYALGRFKFKFKSAVLYIVLAVSVFPQIAVLGGLYTLINTLQLYNNPAGLILSYLIFTIPFTVWVLTSFVRDIPGELEEAALVDGASPLQTLFRVLFPVMMPALVTTGLLAFINAWNEYLFALTFTSTKRTVPVVIANYSGATQFDQPWGQIMAASIVVTVPLIILVLVFQRNIVSGLTAGAVKG from the coding sequence ATGTACCTCAAACGCACCAACCCCACCCTGTATTACCTTCAGCGCCTCGGCTTTTACTTGCTGGTGGTCGTGATTGCCCTCTACCTGCTGGTGCCGTTTTTATGGGCGGTGCTGACCAGTTTCCGCCGCGCCGGCGACCTGTTCTTGCAGCCGCTGCAATTCATGGCCGCGCCCTCGACCTGGGGCAACTACGCCGACGTGTTCGCCAATCCCAACTTCCGGCTGGGGCTGCTCTACAGCCTGATCACGGCGGTCGGCGCGGTGTTCATCGCCCTGCTGTTCGGCAGCTTCGCGGCCTACGCGCTGGGCCGTTTCAAGTTCAAGTTCAAGTCGGCGGTGCTGTATATCGTGCTGGCGGTCAGCGTGTTTCCGCAGATCGCGGTGCTGGGCGGCCTTTATACCCTGATCAACACGCTGCAGCTTTACAACAACCCGGCCGGGCTGATTCTCAGTTACCTGATCTTCACCATTCCCTTCACGGTGTGGGTGCTGACCTCCTTCGTGCGCGACATTCCCGGCGAGCTGGAAGAAGCCGCGCTGGTCGACGGCGCTTCCCCACTGCAAACCCTGTTCCGGGTGCTGTTTCCGGTGATGATGCCGGCGCTGGTGACCACCGGCCTGCTGGCCTTCATCAACGCCTGGAACGAGTACCTCTTCGCCCTGACCTTTACCAGCACCAAGCGCACCGTGCCGGTGGTGATCGCCAACTATTCCGGCGCCACCCAGTTCGACCAGCCGTGGGGCCAGATCATGGCCGCCAGCATCGTGGTCACGGTGCCGCTGATCATCCTGGTGCTGGTGTTCCAGCGCAACATCGTCTCGGGCCTGACCGCCGGCGCGGTGAAAGGCTGA
- a CDS encoding carbohydrate ABC transporter permease encodes MTTITPTAKPGKQRGIEASRARTAVWLLIPTLIAIVLVAGYPLYRTIFFSLFEANLTSPDQRSYIGLGNFWFTTDEGVALGFLQDPKWWGAVQNTLLFTIVSVFLETVFGMIIALVVNSAFPGRAFLRTAMLVPWAIPTVVSAQMWAYMYNDSFGLVGRGALGGVALLANPTTSIWAMIAVDVWKTTSFMALLILAGLQSLPSDMYEAADMDGASKWTQFWRMTLPLLRPALLVALVFRSLDALRVFDIMSVMVGNVSAARLSMTAYARQALIDNQLLGLGSAVSIAIFIIIMVIVVIYVTAFRVKFD; translated from the coding sequence ATGACCACTATCACGCCCACGGCCAAACCCGGCAAACAGCGCGGTATCGAAGCCTCCCGTGCCCGCACCGCCGTCTGGCTGCTGATTCCGACCCTCATCGCCATCGTGCTGGTCGCCGGGTATCCGCTTTACCGCACCATCTTCTTCTCGCTGTTCGAGGCCAACCTGACCTCGCCGGATCAGCGCAGCTACATCGGCCTGGGCAATTTCTGGTTTACCACCGACGAGGGCGTGGCGCTGGGCTTTTTGCAGGATCCCAAATGGTGGGGCGCGGTGCAAAACACCCTGCTCTTTACCATCGTCTCGGTGTTTCTGGAAACGGTCTTCGGCATGATCATCGCGCTGGTGGTCAACAGCGCTTTTCCCGGCCGGGCCTTTCTGAGAACCGCCATGCTGGTGCCGTGGGCGATTCCCACGGTGGTCTCGGCGCAGATGTGGGCCTACATGTACAACGATTCGTTCGGACTGGTGGGGCGCGGCGCGCTGGGCGGCGTGGCGCTGCTGGCCAACCCCACCACCTCGATCTGGGCCATGATCGCCGTGGATGTGTGGAAAACCACCTCCTTCATGGCGCTGCTGATTCTGGCGGGCTTGCAGAGTCTGCCCAGCGACATGTACGAGGCCGCCGACATGGACGGGGCTAGCAAATGGACGCAGTTCTGGCGCATGACCCTGCCGCTGCTGCGTCCGGCCCTGCTGGTGGCGCTGGTGTTTCGCAGCCTCGACGCCCTGCGCGTCTTCGACATCATGTCGGTGATGGTCGGCAACGTCTCGGCCGCCCGGCTCTCGATGACCGCCTACGCCCGACAGGCCCTGATCGACAACCAGTTGCTGGGGCTGGGCAGCGCCGTGTCGATCGCCATTTTCATCATCATCATGGTGATCGTGGTGATCTACGTCACGGCCTTCCGCGTGAAATTCGACTGA
- a CDS encoding DUF3293 domain-containing protein: protein MTAWNPQGERQDRRRNEAAQARLRAELIGWPQREGVNGEAEWAEPSLIVLDLPLHRAAELGARFDQAAVLWGVGRRAALVWCRPLRLERCWLRRDAGRYTSLP, encoded by the coding sequence CTGACGGCCTGGAACCCGCAGGGAGAGCGGCAGGACCGCCGCCGCAACGAGGCAGCCCAGGCGCGGCTGCGCGCCGAGCTGATCGGCTGGCCGCAGCGGGAAGGCGTCAACGGCGAGGCCGAGTGGGCCGAGCCGAGCCTGATCGTGCTGGACCTGCCGCTGCACCGGGCCGCCGAACTCGGCGCCCGCTTCGACCAGGCCGCCGTGCTGTGGGGCGTGGGGCGGCGGGCGGCGCTGGTGTGGTGCCGTCCGCTGCGGCTGGAGCGCTGCTGGCTGCGCCGCGACGCCGGCCGCTATACTTCCTTGCCATGA